Below is a genomic region from Pseudazoarcus pumilus.
GAGGACGTCCCTTGGCCTCGGCATAGATGCGCCCGATATACTCTCCGAGCACCCCCATAAAAAAAAGCTGCACTCCTCCCATGAACAGCATTGCAATCAACAGGAATGCCCAGCCCTCAACCCACGCATCCGTAAAAAGCCGAACGACAAGCGCATACATGATCCCGAGCAATGCGAGCAAAGATGCTGCGAATCCAATCCAACTCGCCATCCGCAACGGCACGCTGGAGAACGAAAATATCGCGTCCATCGCAAGGCCGATCATGCGCTTCAGCGGATACTTGGTATTTCCCGCGAAACGCGGATCGCGGCTATAGTGCAATGGCTTTTGCACAAATCCCGACCAAGCCACAAGTCCACGAACGAAGCGGTCACGCTCCGGCATCCGACACAGGGCATCAACAACACAACGATCGATGAGTCTGAAATCACCCGTGTCAAGTGGGATGGATACGTCCGAAAGGCGATTGAGAATACGATAAAAACTGCTCGCGGTGAAGCGCTTGAACCGCGTTTCCCCAGGGCGATCCCTGCGCACGCCGTAGACGACCTGAGCGCCTTGCCGCCAGGCAGAAACCATCTTCGGAATAAGTTCTGGCGGATCCTGCAGGTCTGCGTCAATCAACACAACCGCGTCACCGGACGAATGCTCCAATCCCGCCGACACAGCGATTTGGTGACCAAAATTTCGCGACAGAGAAACAACCCGCACTTTCGGGTCCTCCGTCTGTATTGCTCTCAATCGCAACAGCGTTTCGTCATGACTACCATCGTCCACGAAGATGATCTCACGATCACAGAATCGCTCTTGTTCTAACACGGCGCTGAGCCTGCGGTATGTTTCCAAGATCACGTCCGCTTCATTGAAGCACGGCACGACGACCGAAATCATGCACCGCAAGGCGGGCTTAGATAGGGGCACCCCAACCTCCAGTCAGACTGTCAAAACTGCGTTATTATGCAATAATCGGTTCTTCTGTGGTCATTTACGACCAGACCACTCATGACAGGGAAGCATGCGTCAATGCGGGCAATCGAATCGGGAAAGATTTCAATGATCGATCAACTAAAGGCCATTTCAGCAACAGCCTTTATCGTCGGGATTTATGTTGCACTAAGATGGAATTTGTTGGACGTTCCTCTCGATCGCGACGAAGGCGGATTTGCTTATATTGGACAAATAATCAATGCCGGCGGGCTACCTTACCAAGACGCGACCGATCACAAACCACCGCTCGTTTTCTACCTTTATGCACTCGCTCAAAGGGTGTTCCCAGAAAGTGCGACAGGAATTCACCTGTTCGGCCACATCTACAACTTCATTACACTGATTGTGCTCGCAACCCTAGCCAGGAAAATAACGGGCAATTACGCAGCAGCATTTTTCACCGCACTTATTTTTGCCGCTTTTTCGGCGGCCGCTTCCTTGCAGGGGTTTACGACATCGGTTGCCTTACTTATGCTTCTACCGATTTCGCTGAGTGCTCTAAGCGCGGCATACGCGATCGAAAAACAAAAGTGGACCTACGTTCTGCTTAGTGGATTTTTTGGGGCACTGGCATGCTGGCTCAAGCCGGTTGCATTCTTTAGCATCATTCCGCTGTTTGCATGGGTCGTCTGGAAATGGGAAGCAAGCCCTCGGGATTCCTCGCACCTTCACACATCGCATAGACGGGCACTGACTCGAATACGTACTACAGCAATTTGGCTAAGCGGAGGCATGCTCTCATCGATTCTGGTTTTGCTTCCCTTCGCAGCAAACGGATTGCTCTCAGAAGTTTGGTACTGGACCTTCACGCACAATTTTGCCTACAGTCAAGCCATTGATATTTCACAAAATTTGGCGCGAGTTATTTCATGGATCCGTCACGTTCTGTGGCCCAAAGGAGAGAGCATTCCAGTCCTCGCCGCCCTCACGGGTTGCGTACTGATGCTCTCGTTCCGGATTAAATACTCGGTTTTTGTTACATCATTTCTCGTCGGGTCCGTCGTCGGAACCATTCCGGGCCACAATTACAATCACTACTTCATGCAGTGGGCACCTGCGGTCTCCCTCGCTGCGGGGGTTGCGCTGGCGATCTTGATCGCAAATCGCACCAAATTTTTCAGGTTTTCGATTGGTTCGCTGGCCGCCCTAGCGACGCTGATCATGCCTCTCGCCATGCTTCCAGGCTATTACGTAACCGATCCGGCGCACGTCATTTCACGCAAAGCATTCGGAGCGAACCCATTTCCTGAATCGGAAGTCCTTGCGGAATGGCTTCGCCAAAACTCCGAGAACGACAACACTGTTTTCATCTATGGGTCAGAGCCACAAATCCTCTTCCTTTCCGGTCTGCGCAATGTATCTCGGCATATATATATGTACCCTTTACTTCAGAATTTCGAAAGGCATGAGGAGTTCCAAGAGGAAGCAATTCGCGACATCATAAAAGAACGACCCACCTTTATTGTAAGCACAAATGTACCAACGTCACTCTTGGCCAGTCGAAGCGCAAGCCCTCGCTTTGATCGTGCGATAACTCGCTATGTTCAAGAAAATTACCGCCCTGTTGGCTGGATACCGGTCACAAACATCGCTCCAGAATTTAATTCAATTAGCATAATGGACCGCAATCTGGCTCGGAGATTTTCAGAACACACTTATCGCATACTTCTTTTCAAACGATCATCTAGAGAATAATGACATTTTTTACGAACAAGAATTACTAACCCCTCCCCATAAGCAATTCCATATGGGCGACAATATGGCCTATTGAATGCAAGCTCCCGTCGGACGGCCACGCGCTGGGCCCTCACACCTTGCAGGTGATGCGACATCAAAGAGGTGTATGACAGGCAAACGGTACAAAGCGTCGCGGCAGCGTTTGGCGTCGGTGTCGGATTTCGCCTGCGGTTCATCGCCGGCCCACCGCTTCGCAGATCGCCTCGGCGTCGTTGGCGTCGTTCTTGTTGCCACGCACATACGGCTTCACAAATTGCGGCGCAATGAGCCGCACATCATGGCCCAGCTCGCGCAGGCGCCGCGCCCAGTGGTGCGCACCGGCGCACGCCTCCATCCCGATCAGGCACGGCTCAAGACGCGCCAGATACTCCAGCAGCTGCGCCCGCCGTACCTGACGGCGCAACACCCGATGACCCCGCTCATCCACTCCATGGAGCTGAAACACCTGCTTTGCCAGATCAATGCCAAGGCGCGTAATCTTCATCTTGGACTCCTCCTCAACCTGTGACTGGGAATGCAATTCTCAGTCTGGCACTTCGATGCCGTAAGGGGGAGGAGTCCATCCCATTGACCTACAAAAACCGCAGAATCGACGGCCTCGCCCGTAGGTCGCTGCGAGCGCAGCGAGGGGCGACACATAGCCGTACATTCTATCCCCTTTGCCCGCCACGCCTGCCACCGCCGAAAAGCTCGTCGATGCGCACCACGCCGCGCCCGCAATAGTGGTCGTCGCCGGCAATGTCGGCGAGCAGCGCGCGCTCGCTCGCGCTGATGCCTTCCCAGAACTCGCGGAAGAGATCGACGACCTGCCCGCGATCGATCGCAAGCGGCGCGTCGATGCGGCGTGCCGCGTCGCGCCAGTCATCGATGAAGGCCATCGCGCCGGCTCGGATCTCGGCGCGCAGTGGCGCACTGGCGTGCTCCACGTCGGAGAGCGCCTGCATCTGCGCGACGACCGCCCCGCCCGCGAGGCGGTAGCGCACCACCTGCGCCTCGTCCGCGCCCAGCAGCAGTTCCAGCCCCAGGCAATAGCGCAACAGCGGCGAATCCTCGGGCGTGGCCACATCGTGCGCGAAGCAGCCGTCGGCGGCGACATCGAAGCGCGCGCGCGTGTCCGCGGCGACTTCGCGCGTGAGCAGATAATAGCCATGCACGCGCGCGCCGCTCAGCGCACACAGCCGTGCCTGGGTGCTGGCCGCGTAACCGACGTCGACGATCGCCGAGCCCTCGCCGAGCGCGCGCTCGTGCAGATAGGCGAGAAGCGCCTCGCGCTCGTCCTCGGCCTGGGCGAGGATGCGCTCCATCAGCGCGTCGAGCACCGGGAGCAGCGCCTCGATGCGGCCGGAGACTACCGCCACCTTGCGCTCCCGCGGCCACAGACCGGCGGCGTCGAACGCCTCGAGTTCGGTATCCGACAGGCGCAGGCCGAAACGGCGCTCGAGGAATTCGCCGAGCCCGGTCGGCAGCCAGGCCGTGCGTGCAACCTCGAGGACGTCTTCGCGATCGTGCATCGCCGGCACCGAC
It encodes:
- a CDS encoding glycosyltransferase family 2 protein → MISVVVPCFNEADVILETYRRLSAVLEQERFCDREIIFVDDGSHDETLLRLRAIQTEDPKVRVVSLSRNFGHQIAVSAGLEHSSGDAVVLIDADLQDPPELIPKMVSAWRQGAQVVYGVRRDRPGETRFKRFTASSFYRILNRLSDVSIPLDTGDFRLIDRCVVDALCRMPERDRFVRGLVAWSGFVQKPLHYSRDPRFAGNTKYPLKRMIGLAMDAIFSFSSVPLRMASWIGFAASLLALLGIMYALVVRLFTDAWVEGWAFLLIAMLFMGGVQLFFMGVLGEYIGRIYAEAKGRPLYLVRERLGFSNDDIQSEGVDRGCSDK
- a CDS encoding ArnT family glycosyltransferase, which produces MIDQLKAISATAFIVGIYVALRWNLLDVPLDRDEGGFAYIGQIINAGGLPYQDATDHKPPLVFYLYALAQRVFPESATGIHLFGHIYNFITLIVLATLARKITGNYAAAFFTALIFAAFSAAASLQGFTTSVALLMLLPISLSALSAAYAIEKQKWTYVLLSGFFGALACWLKPVAFFSIIPLFAWVVWKWEASPRDSSHLHTSHRRALTRIRTTAIWLSGGMLSSILVLLPFAANGLLSEVWYWTFTHNFAYSQAIDISQNLARVISWIRHVLWPKGESIPVLAALTGCVLMLSFRIKYSVFVTSFLVGSVVGTIPGHNYNHYFMQWAPAVSLAAGVALAILIANRTKFFRFSIGSLAALATLIMPLAMLPGYYVTDPAHVISRKAFGANPFPESEVLAEWLRQNSENDNTVFIYGSEPQILFLSGLRNVSRHIYMYPLLQNFERHEEFQEEAIRDIIKERPTFIVSTNVPTSLLASRSASPRFDRAITRYVQENYRPVGWIPVTNIAPEFNSISIMDRNLARRFSEHTYRILLFKRSSRE